One Mesorhizobium sp. J428 DNA segment encodes these proteins:
- a CDS encoding tripartite tricarboxylate transporter permease: MDVGNIVSGFATALQPNNLLFCFIGVTLGTFVGVLPGIGGLAAISMLLPLTFYMEPTAAIIMLAGIFYGAQYGGSTASILMNLPGTAANAVTCLDGYPMSKAGRAGVALFITTICSFVGGSLSILVLMFLTPVVAGMATAFGAPEYFAVMLFALVAGSTLSNGSFLKGLAMMVVGITFGLIGMDMQTGYPRLQFGFQELSDGLSLVAIAMGLFGISEILNNLINNQSAPFTVQSVKLRSLIPTREDLRVAALPTLRGAGVGVVAGILPGAGPTIASFMAYSLEKRVSRNPEKFGKGAIEGVASPESANNAAVQSEFIPTLSLGIPGDATTAVLLGALMIHGIAPGPGLVNSHPDLFWGLIASFWIGNVLLLVLNIPLIGVWVSILRIPYRMLYPAMLFFICIGVYSIQNSIFDVYVALAFGVLGLILTILRFPSSPLLLGFILGPMVEEHMRNALLISRGNPVIFFHSWISAVFITGTAILVIYGVTRKLLEGRTGSPAPAE; the protein is encoded by the coding sequence ATGGATGTCGGCAACATAGTCTCGGGCTTCGCGACCGCCCTGCAACCGAACAACCTGCTGTTCTGCTTCATCGGCGTGACCCTTGGCACCTTCGTCGGCGTGCTGCCAGGCATCGGCGGGCTCGCGGCGATCTCGATGCTGCTGCCGCTGACGTTCTACATGGAGCCGACCGCGGCGATCATCATGCTTGCCGGCATATTCTACGGCGCACAATATGGCGGTTCGACCGCCTCCATCCTGATGAATCTGCCCGGCACCGCTGCGAACGCGGTGACCTGCCTCGACGGATACCCGATGTCGAAGGCCGGGCGCGCAGGCGTCGCGCTCTTTATCACCACGATCTGCTCCTTCGTAGGCGGCTCGCTGTCGATCCTTGTCCTGATGTTCCTGACCCCGGTCGTCGCAGGCATGGCGACCGCCTTCGGCGCGCCCGAATACTTTGCCGTGATGCTCTTTGCGCTGGTCGCCGGCTCCACCCTTTCCAACGGCTCGTTCCTGAAAGGTCTGGCGATGATGGTGGTGGGCATCACCTTCGGGCTGATCGGCATGGACATGCAGACCGGCTATCCGCGTCTGCAGTTCGGCTTCCAGGAGCTTTCGGACGGACTGAGCCTCGTCGCCATTGCAATGGGGCTGTTCGGCATTTCGGAAATCCTGAACAACCTGATCAACAACCAGAGCGCACCGTTCACCGTGCAGTCGGTGAAGCTGCGCTCGCTGATCCCCACGCGCGAGGACCTGCGCGTGGCCGCACTGCCCACCTTGCGCGGCGCGGGAGTTGGCGTGGTGGCGGGCATCCTGCCGGGCGCCGGCCCGACGATCGCATCCTTCATGGCCTATTCGCTCGAGAAGCGCGTGAGCCGCAATCCCGAAAAGTTCGGCAAGGGCGCGATCGAGGGCGTCGCGTCGCCGGAATCGGCCAACAACGCCGCTGTCCAGTCGGAGTTCATACCGACCCTCAGCCTAGGCATCCCGGGAGACGCAACCACCGCCGTGCTGCTCGGCGCGCTGATGATCCACGGCATCGCGCCGGGGCCGGGGCTCGTCAACAGTCACCCAGACTTGTTCTGGGGCCTGATTGCCAGCTTCTGGATCGGCAATGTGCTTCTGCTTGTCCTCAACATTCCGCTGATCGGTGTGTGGGTCTCGATCCTGCGTATTCCGTATCGGATGCTCTATCCCGCGATGCTCTTCTTCATCTGCATCGGCGTCTACTCGATCCAGAACAGCATTTTCGACGTATATGTCGCGCTCGCCTTCGGGGTGCTCGGGCTGATCCTCACCATCCTGAGGTTCCCCAGTTCTCCGCTCCTCCTCGGCTTCATCCTCGGTCCGATGGTGGAGGAGCATATGCGCAACGCGCTGCTGATCTCGCGCGGCAATCCGGTGATCTTCTTCCACAGCTGGATCAGCGCGGTCTTCATCACCGGCACCGCGATCCTCGTCATCTACGGCGTGACGCGCAAGTTGCTGGAGGGCCGGACCGGCAGCCCGGCGCCAGCGGAATGA
- a CDS encoding aldehyde dehydrogenase: MSDVGSAALSGNLAPFIRDRLFIGGEWVRPKSGRVIESIDPATEEVWAHIAEADARDVDDAVAAARAALSGPWSRLEPSRRGALIHRLADLVRQNAGELAAIESRDNGKPLRDTLGEMQRAADWLTFFAGAADKINGHQIPYSPHALAYTRREPVGVVGAILPWNSPILLCCWKLGPALAAGNTLVIKPAEQTPASILEIGRLAAEAGIPAGVVNVVPGYGKVAGAALAAHPGVNKISFTGHHSTAIKIMQAAAGNLKRCSFECGGKSPYIVFDDADLDRALSVAVHSAFRSTGQSCSLASRIFVQRRAYDAFARGLAERAARIRVGHPMDERTHIGPHTSAEQLAKTRDYIQLGLESGARLLTGGGRPSGLDKGYYVSPTVFRDVDTSSRLAREEVFGPVLAVMPFDDEEEVVRLANSTDYGLVGGLWTRDVSRAHRVAAQIEAGLVSVNTFRPVHYMLPYGGYKLSGIGRENGMEALDEFTETKAVVIDLSPNMPADPFAN, from the coding sequence ATGAGCGACGTCGGTTCCGCCGCGCTTTCCGGGAACCTGGCTCCTTTCATTCGCGACCGTCTGTTCATCGGCGGCGAATGGGTGCGGCCAAAGTCCGGACGGGTGATCGAATCGATCGACCCGGCGACGGAGGAGGTCTGGGCGCACATCGCCGAGGCCGACGCCAGAGATGTGGATGACGCGGTCGCCGCTGCCCGCGCTGCATTGTCCGGTCCCTGGTCACGGCTCGAACCCAGCAGGCGTGGTGCACTGATCCATCGTCTCGCGGACCTTGTCAGGCAGAACGCCGGCGAACTCGCCGCAATCGAGAGTCGTGACAATGGCAAGCCGCTGCGCGACACGCTTGGCGAGATGCAGCGTGCTGCCGACTGGTTGACGTTCTTTGCCGGCGCGGCGGACAAGATCAACGGGCACCAGATTCCCTACAGCCCGCACGCGCTCGCCTACACCCGCCGCGAGCCGGTCGGTGTGGTCGGAGCGATCCTGCCGTGGAATTCGCCGATCCTGCTTTGCTGCTGGAAACTCGGTCCTGCGCTTGCCGCCGGCAACACCCTCGTGATCAAGCCTGCCGAGCAGACGCCTGCCAGCATTCTGGAGATCGGTCGTCTGGCTGCGGAAGCAGGGATACCGGCCGGAGTGGTCAATGTCGTTCCCGGCTACGGCAAGGTCGCCGGCGCCGCGCTCGCCGCGCATCCCGGCGTCAACAAGATATCCTTCACGGGGCATCATTCGACGGCGATCAAGATCATGCAGGCCGCTGCCGGCAATCTGAAGCGATGCTCGTTCGAATGCGGCGGCAAGTCGCCCTATATCGTCTTCGACGATGCCGACCTCGACCGCGCGCTCTCGGTCGCTGTGCACAGCGCCTTTCGCTCGACCGGGCAATCCTGTTCGCTCGCTTCGCGCATCTTCGTGCAGCGTCGGGCCTATGACGCCTTCGCCCGCGGGCTGGCGGAACGGGCCGCGCGGATACGTGTCGGGCATCCGATGGACGAGCGGACCCATATCGGCCCGCACACCTCGGCCGAGCAGTTGGCGAAGACGCGGGATTACATTCAGCTTGGTCTTGAAAGCGGCGCGCGGCTGCTGACCGGCGGCGGCCGGCCCAGCGGACTGGACAAGGGCTATTATGTGAGCCCGACCGTATTCCGGGATGTGGATACCAGCTCGCGCCTCGCCCGGGAGGAGGTCTTCGGCCCGGTGCTTGCGGTCATGCCGTTCGATGACGAGGAGGAGGTGGTGAGGCTGGCCAACTCGACGGACTATGGGCTCGTGGGAGGCCTGTGGACGCGCGACGTCAGCCGCGCTCACCGCGTCGCCGCACAGATCGAGGCCGGGCTTGTCTCGGTGAACACGTTCCGGCCTGTGCATTACATGCTGCCTTACGGCGGCTACAAGCTGAGCGGCATCGGCCGCGAGAACGGGATGGAAGCGCTCGACGAGTTCACGGAAACCAAGGCTGTGGTGATCGACCTCTCGCCAAACATGCCGGCGGATCCGTTCGCGAACTGA
- a CDS encoding MmgE/PrpD family protein, with product MSEFLARTIGDFAASLRYDAIPAEVRDAAMLHIVDSIGVCIAGASPGEDSGKAAAALAKEWSASEGATLFGLATTARADLAALLNGALAQALEMDDKHGPSLARPGSTVIPAVLAAGEARNASVEDVLTATVAGYEAMIRLGFVGGDRFLARGYHTSSLLGSFGVVAAIGNLLRLPAERIVDALGIAGTFASGIQESTRTGSTSKILHGGWGAHAGLIAIDFARAGITGPESVFEGEMGFFKAHLKPITGELDFARGGSGFGKIWYTPETAFKPYPCCQLLHAFIEASKQILADFRRDGVGVSQITRIGCKLAEPGLTLVTEPKERKKRPQTPHEARFSLPYGVASALIYGDVGLETFRPERLGDPKVLKLAALVESAEDPDSDYPAHCPAILEVDAAGKHYRVHVPYHPGSPEAPLLKADVLDKFERNASWLFGSAARSIAAGLCDVPHGDGFRSFVTRIAVRPEYARLGAAE from the coding sequence ATGAGCGAATTCCTGGCCCGCACAATTGGCGATTTTGCTGCCAGTCTGCGATATGACGCCATTCCCGCCGAGGTGCGCGATGCGGCGATGCTGCACATCGTGGACTCGATCGGCGTCTGCATCGCCGGCGCAAGTCCGGGCGAAGACAGCGGCAAGGCTGCTGCGGCGCTGGCGAAGGAGTGGAGTGCGTCGGAGGGGGCCACGCTGTTTGGTCTCGCAACGACCGCGCGCGCGGATCTCGCCGCGTTGCTCAACGGCGCACTGGCCCAGGCACTTGAGATGGATGACAAGCACGGCCCCTCCCTGGCCCGGCCCGGCTCGACCGTCATACCTGCCGTTCTTGCCGCCGGCGAGGCGCGCAACGCCAGCGTAGAGGATGTCTTGACCGCCACCGTTGCCGGCTACGAGGCGATGATCCGCCTTGGCTTCGTGGGTGGCGATCGTTTCCTGGCGCGCGGCTATCACACAAGTTCCCTCCTGGGATCGTTCGGGGTCGTCGCCGCGATCGGTAATCTCCTGCGCCTTCCGGCGGAGCGCATCGTCGATGCCTTGGGCATCGCCGGCACCTTCGCATCCGGCATCCAGGAATCGACGCGCACAGGCTCGACCTCCAAGATCCTGCACGGAGGGTGGGGCGCCCATGCCGGTCTGATCGCCATCGATTTCGCCCGGGCCGGAATCACGGGACCGGAGAGCGTGTTCGAAGGCGAGATGGGATTCTTCAAGGCGCATCTGAAGCCGATCACCGGCGAGCTCGACTTCGCGCGTGGCGGGTCGGGATTCGGCAAGATCTGGTATACGCCCGAGACGGCGTTCAAGCCTTATCCCTGCTGTCAGTTGCTGCACGCCTTCATAGAAGCTTCGAAGCAGATCCTCGCGGACTTCCGCCGCGACGGCGTCGGCGTCAGCCAGATCACCCGCATCGGCTGCAAGCTTGCGGAACCTGGCCTTACGCTGGTCACGGAACCGAAGGAGCGGAAGAAGCGGCCGCAGACCCCGCACGAAGCCCGGTTCAGCCTGCCTTATGGCGTCGCGTCGGCGCTCATCTACGGTGACGTGGGCCTCGAGACATTCCGTCCGGAGCGGCTGGGCGATCCGAAGGTGCTGAAGCTCGCCGCGCTGGTGGAATCCGCCGAGGATCCGGATTCCGATTACCCGGCCCATTGCCCCGCCATCCTGGAAGTAGACGCCGCCGGCAAGCACTACCGCGTTCATGTGCCCTATCATCCGGGCAGCCCGGAAGCGCCGCTGCTCAAGGCCGATGTGCTCGACAAGTTCGAACGCAACGCATCCTGGCTCTTCGGTTCGGCCGCACGATCGATCGCAGCCGGCCTCTGCGATGTGCCGCATGGCGACGGTTTCCGCAGCTTCGTGACCCGGATCGCGGTGCGTCCGGAATATGCCCGCCTCGGAGCCGCGGAATGA
- a CDS encoding MmgE/PrpD family protein, with protein MNVNVTVDKGVTGVGETRVLAEFASGLRYEALPPEVVAMAKRCILDSFGCGVFGAQTPWTQAVTRVVDGLGQSKRASAWGQKHKADVLGASFINGTSAQGYELDDCHDQSMSHYGAGVIPSVMACSEDFGNVSGREMILAVVAGFELGTRIGNTVSPSAFHTGFHPCGLTSTFGSAAAIGKLINLDSEKYISALGLAGSQAAGLMAAQFGAMAKRFHSGKASQNGIIAAYCAREGLTGVRDVLEAEYGGFCSSYSREYDLSWATRGLGSDWEILKNGFKRYSSLASSQATAECLRILREQHNLRGEDVAKVDVGTTNMVFVHCGWPYKPMDPPETIAAQMNLPFVGAVMLLEGNAFIDQFQDHKLADPKIIDLANRINVTVDPELDALGPDEMRAVRVAVTMKDGREFRHSLLYRPGHFKNPIPDSALRAKFRDLAGRVITTAALDRIETIVDNLENEANPAALLGPALQDVKA; from the coding sequence ATGAACGTCAACGTGACCGTCGACAAGGGAGTTACGGGCGTCGGCGAGACGCGCGTTCTCGCGGAATTCGCTTCGGGCCTGCGATACGAGGCGCTTCCGCCCGAGGTGGTCGCCATGGCAAAACGATGCATCCTCGATTCGTTCGGCTGCGGCGTTTTCGGGGCGCAGACGCCCTGGACTCAGGCGGTAACGCGCGTCGTCGACGGGTTGGGGCAGTCGAAACGGGCTTCGGCATGGGGCCAGAAGCACAAGGCCGACGTGCTTGGCGCGTCGTTCATCAACGGCACGTCCGCGCAGGGCTACGAACTCGACGACTGCCACGACCAGTCGATGTCGCACTATGGCGCGGGCGTCATCCCGTCGGTCATGGCCTGCTCGGAGGATTTCGGGAATGTCAGCGGCAGGGAGATGATCCTCGCGGTGGTCGCCGGCTTCGAGCTTGGCACCCGAATCGGCAATACCGTCAGCCCATCGGCATTCCACACCGGCTTCCATCCCTGCGGCCTGACGTCCACCTTCGGTTCGGCGGCCGCCATCGGCAAGTTGATCAACCTCGACAGCGAAAAATACATATCGGCGCTCGGCCTTGCCGGATCGCAGGCGGCAGGCCTGATGGCCGCCCAGTTCGGCGCCATGGCCAAGCGCTTCCACTCCGGCAAGGCATCGCAGAACGGCATCATAGCCGCCTATTGCGCCAGGGAAGGACTGACCGGCGTGCGCGATGTCCTTGAGGCGGAGTATGGCGGCTTCTGTTCCTCCTATTCGCGCGAATACGACCTGTCCTGGGCGACCAGGGGGCTAGGCTCCGACTGGGAGATCCTCAAGAACGGCTTCAAGCGCTACTCGTCCTTGGCGTCGAGCCAGGCGACCGCGGAATGTCTGCGCATCCTGCGCGAACAGCACAATCTACGCGGAGAAGACGTCGCAAAGGTCGATGTCGGCACCACGAACATGGTGTTCGTGCACTGCGGCTGGCCTTACAAGCCAATGGACCCGCCGGAGACGATCGCGGCTCAGATGAACCTTCCCTTCGTTGGTGCGGTGATGCTGCTCGAGGGCAATGCCTTCATCGACCAGTTCCAGGATCACAAGCTTGCTGATCCGAAGATCATCGATCTCGCCAACCGCATCAACGTGACCGTCGATCCCGAACTCGATGCGCTTGGACCGGACGAGATGCGCGCCGTGCGCGTCGCCGTCACGATGAAGGACGGCAGAGAGTTCAGGCACTCGCTTCTCTACCGCCCGGGCCATTTCAAGAATCCGATCCCGGACAGTGCGCTGCGCGCCAAGTTCCGCGATCTCGCCGGGCGGGTCATCACCACGGCCGCGCTGGACCGGATCGAGACCATTGTCGACAACCTCGAGAACGAGGCGAACCCGGCCGCCCTGCTTGGCCCGGCGCTGCAGGACGTCAAGGCCTGA
- a CDS encoding mandelate racemase/muconate lactonizing enzyme family protein, which produces MKIDSIDIRITELPVRVKRIFSSGSYDTGPAEQLLGKPVFVSINAEGVQGHAQIRPISPGHFVADTAHSVVSAIEHVYAPLMIGRRISDMEAIDDLLTSRLAGNPAARAVLDIALHDALGKALGLPVHDLIGGRCQDEIALEWSVSLADEVEIMIEEARKAVEEYGIKVLCLKAAGRGGWRRDVENFAAVRRAVGDGIVIGVDPNTGWTIPETISAMAAMREFDLGYMEQPILRRDVRGLAEIRAKACGVPLMADESLFTIQDAAELAQARAVDIFCIKLYQVGGLLPARKIAAIGEANGIQINSGGLAVASQFEAAASAHFCATIPARRTFGAAEFAFGVGPKGPDPLVAEGAMSIADGAVRVPTGPGLGLTLDPKALERMTLRRVVVS; this is translated from the coding sequence ATGAAGATCGACAGTATCGACATCCGCATCACCGAGCTTCCCGTGCGCGTGAAGCGGATATTCTCCAGCGGAAGCTACGACACAGGACCGGCCGAGCAGCTGCTTGGAAAGCCCGTCTTCGTGAGCATCAATGCGGAAGGCGTGCAGGGCCATGCGCAGATCCGCCCGATCAGCCCCGGCCATTTCGTCGCCGACACCGCGCACAGCGTCGTCTCCGCGATCGAGCACGTCTATGCGCCGCTGATGATCGGCAGGCGGATTTCCGACATGGAGGCGATCGACGACCTGCTGACTTCGCGCCTCGCCGGCAATCCGGCGGCGCGCGCGGTACTCGACATCGCCTTGCACGATGCCTTGGGAAAGGCGCTCGGACTACCTGTCCACGACCTTATCGGTGGCCGATGCCAGGATGAGATCGCACTCGAATGGTCCGTCAGCCTCGCCGACGAAGTCGAGATCATGATCGAGGAGGCGCGCAAGGCAGTTGAAGAATACGGCATCAAGGTCCTTTGCCTGAAAGCAGCCGGACGCGGCGGCTGGCGGCGCGACGTCGAGAATTTCGCCGCGGTGCGTCGCGCGGTGGGCGACGGAATTGTCATAGGTGTGGATCCGAACACCGGGTGGACGATCCCGGAGACGATCAGCGCAATGGCCGCGATGAGGGAATTCGATCTCGGTTACATGGAACAGCCCATCCTGCGGCGCGACGTGCGCGGGCTGGCCGAGATCCGGGCTAAGGCCTGCGGCGTGCCGTTGATGGCGGATGAAAGCCTGTTCACCATCCAGGATGCAGCCGAGCTTGCCCAGGCACGTGCGGTCGATATCTTCTGCATCAAGCTGTACCAGGTGGGCGGACTGCTGCCTGCGCGCAAGATTGCGGCGATCGGCGAGGCGAACGGCATCCAGATCAACAGCGGCGGCCTTGCTGTCGCCTCCCAGTTCGAGGCCGCCGCCTCGGCGCATTTCTGCGCCACGATCCCCGCGCGACGGACGTTCGGGGCAGCGGAGTTCGCCTTCGGAGTGGGGCCGAAGGGGCCTGATCCGCTGGTCGCCGAAGGTGCGATGTCGATCGCGGACGGAGCGGTGAGAGTGCCCACCGGTCCTGGACTCGGACTTACGCTCGATCCCAAGGCTCTCGAACGGATGACTCTTAGGCGCGTGGTTGTTTCGTGA
- a CDS encoding GMC family oxidoreductase, translated as MADAGDRDGNRFDYIIVGAGSAGCVLANRLSADSSVRVLLVEAGGPDRSINFRVPLMVVNLLKDPAVTWPFVTEPQKALNNRTQLWTRGRVLGGSSSINGNVYVRGDPWVYDSWEGMGAPGWGWDDMLPAFRRMETFGGGDPALRGRDGPIGVTSLDHFDKLADGYVAASGEAGHPIVADYNDGHYEGAAYLQYSTRRGYRSSTSASYLRPVLDRRNLVVWTDTEVARVLMEDRRAVGIECRREGQTVVAGASREVILSAGPVQSPKLLELSGIGRGDVLAEHGIPVVKELSGVGENMQDHPNTRLTFQCSEPITINDVLQNPVFKVRQGLKYMLTGKGLLSICSATAHTVMRSRPDETSPDLKLQLQPFSGKDRYARRPQDGLDAHSGFTVGVMGLKPKSRGYVHIASADPFVHPRIDPRYLEEAEDAEVLLKGIKEVRRIAAQPSLRKLIVRETRPGDSASTDGEIMAYIRETTQTTWHIVGTCKMGVDADAVVDPQLRVRGVTGLRVVDSSVFPTIPSSNTNAPTIALAERASDLIARGNGAPRVDTTLSANAA; from the coding sequence ATGGCAGACGCTGGCGACCGGGACGGCAACAGGTTCGATTACATCATCGTAGGGGCGGGATCGGCCGGCTGCGTGCTCGCCAACAGGCTCTCCGCCGACAGCTCTGTCCGGGTTCTGCTGGTCGAGGCCGGTGGTCCCGATCGCAGCATCAATTTTCGTGTTCCGCTGATGGTGGTGAATCTGTTGAAAGATCCCGCCGTGACCTGGCCGTTCGTCACGGAGCCGCAAAAGGCGCTGAACAATCGGACCCAGCTGTGGACGCGCGGCCGGGTGCTCGGCGGCTCGAGCTCCATCAACGGCAACGTCTACGTTCGCGGCGATCCCTGGGTCTACGACTCCTGGGAAGGCATGGGCGCTCCCGGCTGGGGATGGGACGACATGCTTCCTGCTTTCCGCCGCATGGAGACGTTTGGCGGCGGCGACCCGGCGCTGCGGGGACGCGACGGCCCCATCGGGGTCACCAGCCTGGATCATTTCGACAAGCTGGCCGACGGATATGTCGCGGCGAGCGGCGAGGCCGGGCATCCGATTGTCGCCGACTATAATGACGGGCACTACGAGGGCGCCGCCTATCTGCAATACTCGACACGGCGCGGGTATCGAAGCAGCACATCCGCGTCCTACCTGCGGCCGGTGCTCGACCGGCGCAATCTGGTCGTCTGGACGGACACGGAAGTCGCCCGTGTCCTGATGGAGGACCGTCGCGCCGTGGGCATAGAATGCCGACGCGAGGGACAGACGGTGGTCGCGGGCGCGTCGCGCGAGGTGATCCTTTCCGCTGGGCCCGTCCAGTCACCGAAGCTTCTGGAACTGTCCGGCATCGGCCGCGGCGATGTCCTGGCCGAACATGGCATCCCGGTCGTGAAGGAGCTCTCCGGTGTCGGCGAGAACATGCAGGACCATCCGAATACGCGCCTCACGTTCCAGTGCTCCGAGCCGATTACCATCAACGATGTCCTGCAGAACCCGGTGTTCAAGGTCCGGCAGGGATTGAAATACATGCTGACGGGCAAGGGACTGCTGTCGATCTGTTCTGCGACCGCGCACACCGTCATGCGCAGCCGTCCGGACGAGACCTCCCCGGACCTCAAGCTGCAGCTTCAGCCGTTTTCCGGGAAGGACCGCTATGCGAGACGGCCCCAGGACGGACTGGACGCGCATTCCGGCTTCACCGTTGGCGTGATGGGGCTGAAGCCCAAATCCCGCGGCTATGTGCACATCGCCTCGGCGGATCCGTTCGTCCATCCTCGCATCGATCCGCGCTATCTGGAGGAGGCCGAAGATGCGGAAGTCCTGCTGAAGGGCATCAAGGAAGTGCGCCGGATCGCAGCCCAGCCATCGCTTCGGAAGCTTATCGTGCGCGAGACGCGTCCCGGGGACAGTGCTTCCACGGACGGGGAGATCATGGCGTATATCCGGGAGACGACGCAAACGACGTGGCACATCGTCGGCACCTGCAAGATGGGTGTCGATGCGGATGCGGTCGTCGATCCGCAACTGCGCGTGCGTGGCGTCACCGGCCTTCGCGTCGTGGACTCCTCCGTGTTCCCGACCATTCCGTCGTCCAATACCAATGCGCCGACAATCGCGCTGGCGGAGCGCGCTTCCGATCTTATTGCACGTGGGAACGGTGCGCCGCGGGTCGATACGACGCTCTCCGCGAATGCTGCCTGA
- a CDS encoding aldehyde dehydrogenase, with the protein MALERHGIYIAGEWREPAGKAYFPTYNPYTQQPWAEISQADASDVRTAVAAARECFDRTWSRTSGLQRARLLNRLADIIEANAPEMGALETRDNGKVIRETTSQLKFLARTFRFYAGYCDKIFGKVIPLDRPDMFDYASLEPLGVVGIITAWNSPMALLGNKLPAALAAGNCVVIKPSEHASVTTLKFVRLVEEAGFPAGVVNVVTGDGRTGEALVGGGGLGKISFTGSGGVGRKIAAAAGANLTPVILELGGKSPNIIFEDADLNKAANGALAGIFAATGQTCIAGSRLLVQRSVYSQIVDMLVDRAGRIRLGDPSDMATEMGTVANQPQFDRVMHFIESAKGQGARLMAGGERATGAGLSQGLFVKPTIFADVHNQMALAREEIFGPVLSVIPFDTEEEAVRIANDTSFGLASGIWSQNINRVHRVARELRTGMVWVNTYRAVAAQTPFGGVKDSGFGRERGQEGMLEFLVSKNVMINFSEDDRDPFAVQT; encoded by the coding sequence TTGGCATTGGAGCGTCACGGAATTTACATTGCCGGAGAATGGCGCGAACCGGCGGGTAAGGCCTATTTTCCAACCTACAATCCCTACACGCAGCAGCCTTGGGCAGAGATTTCCCAGGCGGACGCGAGCGACGTGCGCACCGCGGTCGCTGCGGCGCGCGAATGTTTCGACCGGACATGGAGCCGGACCAGCGGACTGCAGCGCGCAAGGTTGCTCAACCGTCTTGCCGACATTATCGAAGCCAACGCCCCCGAAATGGGCGCGTTGGAAACGCGTGACAATGGAAAGGTCATCCGCGAGACGACCAGCCAGCTGAAATTCCTTGCGCGCACGTTCCGCTTCTACGCCGGCTATTGCGACAAGATCTTCGGCAAGGTCATACCGCTCGATCGTCCGGACATGTTCGACTACGCCTCGCTGGAGCCGCTCGGCGTCGTCGGCATCATCACAGCGTGGAACTCGCCGATGGCGCTTCTGGGCAACAAGCTGCCTGCGGCGCTGGCGGCCGGCAACTGCGTCGTCATCAAGCCGTCGGAACATGCATCGGTCACGACGCTCAAATTCGTGCGACTGGTCGAGGAAGCGGGGTTCCCTGCCGGCGTCGTCAATGTCGTGACAGGCGACGGCCGGACGGGAGAAGCGCTGGTGGGCGGCGGCGGGCTGGGCAAGATCAGCTTCACCGGCTCGGGCGGAGTCGGACGCAAGATCGCCGCCGCGGCCGGCGCGAATCTGACGCCGGTGATCCTCGAGCTAGGGGGAAAATCTCCCAACATCATCTTCGAGGATGCGGATCTGAACAAGGCGGCGAACGGCGCTCTCGCCGGCATCTTCGCGGCTACCGGGCAAACCTGCATCGCCGGATCGCGCCTGCTCGTCCAACGTTCCGTCTACAGCCAGATCGTCGACATGCTGGTCGATCGCGCAGGGCGCATACGGCTCGGCGATCCGTCGGACATGGCGACGGAGATGGGGACGGTGGCCAATCAGCCGCAGTTCGATCGCGTGATGCATTTCATCGAGTCCGCGAAGGGGCAGGGCGCGCGTCTGATGGCCGGGGGCGAGCGCGCCACCGGCGCCGGCCTGTCTCAGGGCCTGTTCGTCAAGCCAACGATCTTCGCAGACGTTCACAACCAGATGGCGCTCGCGCGCGAGGAGATCTTCGGTCCCGTTCTTTCGGTCATTCCGTTCGACACGGAAGAGGAAGCGGTCAGGATCGCCAATGACACGTCCTTCGGCCTGGCGTCGGGCATCTGGTCGCAGAACATCAACCGCGTGCACCGCGTCGCCCGGGAGCTGCGTACGGGCATGGTCTGGGTCAACACCTATCGGGCCGTCGCCGCGCAGACGCCGTTCGGCGGCGTCAAGGACAGCGGCTTCGGTCGCGAGCGCGGGCAGGAAGGGATGCTCGAATTCCTCGTCAGCAAGAATGTGATGATCAATTTTTCCGAAGACGACCGCGATCCGTTCGCGGTGCAGACCTAG
- a CDS encoding TetR/AcrR family transcriptional regulator, which yields MTVAVKPPPPPRERIIDAARDLFRKHGINGIGVDAIAEAADSNKMTLYRHFGSKDDLIVVCLKEAAAEAEAFWADIEAANPGDPKAQLNDWVHRAGDFLTMEHCNCEILDAAAELVDSEHPAQKFVKDIRKLYRTRVIQLCRDAGVADAELLVDALTLLIEGARCNWRTVGPEGAAPRFVKIAEIVVADFMQRRRA from the coding sequence ATGACGGTTGCTGTCAAACCTCCGCCCCCGCCACGGGAGCGCATCATCGACGCAGCGCGCGACCTGTTCAGGAAGCACGGCATCAACGGCATCGGCGTCGACGCGATCGCCGAAGCGGCCGACAGCAACAAGATGACGCTTTACCGCCATTTCGGCTCGAAGGACGATCTGATCGTCGTGTGCCTCAAGGAAGCTGCGGCAGAGGCCGAAGCCTTCTGGGCGGACATCGAGGCGGCGAATCCCGGCGATCCGAAGGCGCAGCTGAACGATTGGGTGCACCGCGCGGGTGACTTCCTCACCATGGAGCATTGCAACTGCGAGATTCTCGATGCGGCCGCAGAGTTGGTGGACAGCGAGCATCCGGCTCAGAAGTTCGTCAAGGACATCAGGAAGCTCTACCGGACCCGCGTGATCCAGCTTTGCCGCGATGCCGGCGTTGCGGATGCCGAACTGCTTGTCGACGCGCTGACGCTATTGATCGAGGGCGCCCGCTGCAACTGGCGCACTGTCGGCCCCGAGGGAGCCGCACCACGCTTCGTCAAGATCGCAGAGATCGTGGTCGCCGATTTCATGCAGCGCCGTCGGGCCTAG